Proteins from a genomic interval of Syngnathoides biaculeatus isolate LvHL_M chromosome 23, ASM1980259v1, whole genome shotgun sequence:
- the LOC133496772 gene encoding sphingosine-1-phosphate phosphatase 1-like isoform X2 codes for MASDVVKSFVATCNYLQDPRLVARFQHLCGVRGTFPEKAGVATRDGDAGDPPELRRRSPGDEAGDGAAVHANGKTGELGAEDGSSARAKPLRRNSLTGDVGQEFLIRNKFLFYLFTFGTELGNEMFFIVFFPFLFWNVDALVTRRLIVVWAWNLMLGQSTKDMVRWSRPASPPVVKVEVFYNSEYSMPSTHAMTGTAVPFCLFMLTYGRWQYPFLLGFCVALCWSGLVCVSRVYMGMHSVLQTLDAIDDFYMTHAYAPLVIVVSHVGFGLVAFSLDSWSTSRGDTAQALGTGAGAALATHVNFRLGLTTDPPPSSLPLAAPTLGVGVAARSSLRFALGVAVILVTRTVMKALAIPLLCRLAGLPAGDVRRARQHVGVELPYRYVVYGVVGFTCVCVVPLFFSLVNLA; via the exons ATGGCGTCGGACGTCGTCAAATCGTTCGTGGCGACGTGTAATTACCTCCAGGACCCCCGCCTGGTGGCCAGGTTCCAGCACCTCTGCGGGGTCCGGGGGACGTTTCCGGAGAAGGCCGGCGTCGCAACGCGGGACGGTGACGCCGGCGACCCCCCCGAGCTCCGGAGGAGGAGCCCCGGGGACGAAGCGGGCGACGGGGCGGCCGTGCACGCCAACGGGAAGACCGGCGAGCTCGGAGCCGAGGACGGGAGCTCCGCCCGGGCCAAGCCTCTCCGCAGGAACTCACTGACCGGCGACGTGGGTCAGGAGTTCCTGATCCGCAACAAGTTCCTCTTCTACTTGTTCACCTTCGGCACGGAGCTGGGCAACGAGATGTTCTTCATCGTCTTCTTCCCGTTCCTTTTCTGGAACGTCGACGCCCTGGTCACCCGCCGGCTCATCGTGGTGTGGGCCTGGAACTTGATGCTGGGCCAGTCCACCAAGGACATGGTGCGGTGGTCCCGGCCGGCCTCGCCTCCCGTGGTCAAGGTGGAGGTCTTCTACAACTCCGAGTACAGCATGCCGTCCACGCACGCCATGACGGGCACCGCCGTCCCCTTCTGCCTCTTCATGCTCACCTACGGACGCTGGCAg TACCCGTTCTTGTTGGGCTTTTGCGTGGCTCTGTGCTGGAGCGGGCTGGTGTGTGTGAGCAGAGTCTACATGGGGATGCATTCGGTTCTG CAAACTTTGGACGCCATCGACGACTTCTACATGACGCACGCGTACGCGCCGCTCGTCATCGTGGTGTCGCACGTGGGCTTCGGACTCGTGGCCTTCTCGCTGGACTCGTGGAGCACCTCCCGGGGGGACACGGCCCAGGCGCTGGGCACCGGGGCCGGGGCCGCCCTGGCCACCCACGTCAACTTCCGGCTGGGCCTGACGACGGACCCCCCGCCGTCCTCGCTGCCGTTAGCCGCGCCCACGCTCGGGGTCGGCGTGGCGGCCCGCTCCTCGCTGCGCTTCGCTTTGGGCGTGGCCGTCATCCTGGTGACCCGGACGGTCATGAAGGCGCTCGCCATCCCGTTGCTGTGCCGACTGGCCGGGCTGCCCGCGGGCGACGTGAGGCGGGCGAGGCAGCACGTGGGCGTGGAGCTGCCGTACCGCTACGTCGTCTACGGCGTGGTCGGCTTCACGTGCGTTTGCGTGGTGCCGCTCTTCTTCAGCCTGGTAAACTTGGCGTAA
- the LOC133496772 gene encoding sphingosine-1-phosphate phosphatase 1-like isoform X1, producing MASDVVKSFVATCNYLQDPRLVARFQHLCGVRGTFPEKAGVATRDGDAGDPPELRRRSPGDEAGDGAAVHANGKTGELGAEDGSSARAKPLRRNSLTGDVGQEFLIRNKFLFYLFTFGTELGNEMFFIVFFPFLFWNVDALVTRRLIVVWAWNLMLGQSTKDMVRWSRPASPPVVKVEVFYNSEYSMPSTHAMTGTAVPFCLFMLTYGRWQYPFLLGFCVALCWSGLVCVSRVYMGMHSVLEVMTGFLYSLLILTFFQQTLDAIDDFYMTHAYAPLVIVVSHVGFGLVAFSLDSWSTSRGDTAQALGTGAGAALATHVNFRLGLTTDPPPSSLPLAAPTLGVGVAARSSLRFALGVAVILVTRTVMKALAIPLLCRLAGLPAGDVRRARQHVGVELPYRYVVYGVVGFTCVCVVPLFFSLVNLA from the exons ATGGCGTCGGACGTCGTCAAATCGTTCGTGGCGACGTGTAATTACCTCCAGGACCCCCGCCTGGTGGCCAGGTTCCAGCACCTCTGCGGGGTCCGGGGGACGTTTCCGGAGAAGGCCGGCGTCGCAACGCGGGACGGTGACGCCGGCGACCCCCCCGAGCTCCGGAGGAGGAGCCCCGGGGACGAAGCGGGCGACGGGGCGGCCGTGCACGCCAACGGGAAGACCGGCGAGCTCGGAGCCGAGGACGGGAGCTCCGCCCGGGCCAAGCCTCTCCGCAGGAACTCACTGACCGGCGACGTGGGTCAGGAGTTCCTGATCCGCAACAAGTTCCTCTTCTACTTGTTCACCTTCGGCACGGAGCTGGGCAACGAGATGTTCTTCATCGTCTTCTTCCCGTTCCTTTTCTGGAACGTCGACGCCCTGGTCACCCGCCGGCTCATCGTGGTGTGGGCCTGGAACTTGATGCTGGGCCAGTCCACCAAGGACATGGTGCGGTGGTCCCGGCCGGCCTCGCCTCCCGTGGTCAAGGTGGAGGTCTTCTACAACTCCGAGTACAGCATGCCGTCCACGCACGCCATGACGGGCACCGCCGTCCCCTTCTGCCTCTTCATGCTCACCTACGGACGCTGGCAg TACCCGTTCTTGTTGGGCTTTTGCGTGGCTCTGTGCTGGAGCGGGCTGGTGTGTGTGAGCAGAGTCTACATGGGGATGCATTCGGTTCTG GAAGTGATGACGGGCTTCCTGTACAGCCTCCTCATCCTGACCTTCTTCCAGCAAACTTTGGACGCCATCGACGACTTCTACATGACGCACGCGTACGCGCCGCTCGTCATCGTGGTGTCGCACGTGGGCTTCGGACTCGTGGCCTTCTCGCTGGACTCGTGGAGCACCTCCCGGGGGGACACGGCCCAGGCGCTGGGCACCGGGGCCGGGGCCGCCCTGGCCACCCACGTCAACTTCCGGCTGGGCCTGACGACGGACCCCCCGCCGTCCTCGCTGCCGTTAGCCGCGCCCACGCTCGGGGTCGGCGTGGCGGCCCGCTCCTCGCTGCGCTTCGCTTTGGGCGTGGCCGTCATCCTGGTGACCCGGACGGTCATGAAGGCGCTCGCCATCCCGTTGCTGTGCCGACTGGCCGGGCTGCCCGCGGGCGACGTGAGGCGGGCGAGGCAGCACGTGGGCGTGGAGCTGCCGTACCGCTACGTCGTCTACGGCGTGGTCGGCTTCACGTGCGTTTGCGTGGTGCCGCTCTTCTTCAGCCTGGTAAACTTGGCGTAA
- the abcd4 gene encoding ATP-binding cassette sub-family D member 4 isoform X3, producing the protein MAHFDKSNNSKGTTQRPKLDWRFVKRFCGIQKVLFPSWSSKSVLMFVTLLAVTLTEQLIIYQVGVLPSRFYKVLADKDDKAFRNLLLTALVLIVVNSTLKSLDQYIANLMYVDWRKTLTESLHTAYFQGRVYYTLNVLREDLDNPDQRISQDAERLCKQMSSMASRIIVSPFTLAYYTYHCFYSTGWLGPLSIFAYFVVGTGANKVLMGPIVSTLFEQEKLEGDFRFKHMQIRVNAESAAFYRAGKVEHARTDGRLQTLLQTQQSLINKGLWLYIGVNTFDYLGSFLSYVIIAIPIFAGLYAGLTPGELSALISRNAFVCIYLINGFTQLIDLSTTLSDVAGYTHRIGELSEVMDDVLRQQCDYDPASGESYDFDSDSTVHGGPLDTAFVVDRLSYKCPSSERQLVEDLSLTISEGTNLLVVGNTGTGKTSLLRVLNRLWEAESGFVQMTTCFGPRGTLFLPQKPYLTDGTLREQVIYPLKDVYPESGSVDDDRIMKFLELAGVSGLVRRTGGLDQVVDWNWYDVLSPGEMQRLCFARLFYLQPKYAVLDEATSALTEEAESQLYRTCKQLGMTVLTVGHRRSLEKHHDMQLKLCGDGRWELSRIKGRGGSGRDDAVM; encoded by the exons ATGGCTCACTTCGACAAGTCAAACAACAGTAAAGGGACGACACAAAG ACCGAAGTTGGACTGGAGGTTCGTGAAAAGGTTCTGCGGCATCCAGAAGGTTCTCTTCCCGTCATGGAGCAGCAAAAGCGTGCTCATGTTTGTCACGCTACTGGCAGTCACCTTAACAG AGCAGCTGATCATTTACCAGGTTGGCGTCCTCCCCAGTCGCTTCTACAAGGTGCTGGCCGACAAGGACGACAAGGCCTTCAGGAACCTGCTGCTCACCGCCCTGGTGCTCATCGTCGTCAACTCCACT TTGAAAAGCCTGGACCAGTACATCGCCAACCTGATGTATGTGGACTGGAGGAAGACGCTAACGGAGAGTCTGCACACGGCCTACTTCCAGGGACGAGTCTACTACACCCTCAACGTGCTCCGAGAGGACCTGGACAACCC CGATCAGCGCATCAGTCAGGACGCCGAGAGGCTGTGCAAGCAGATGAGCTCCATGGCGAGTCGGATCATCGTGTCGCCCTTCACGCTGGCTTACTACACCTACCACTGCTTCTACAG CACAGGCTGGTTGGGCCCGCTGAGCATCTTCGCTTACTTTGTGGTGGGGACGGGGGCCAACAAAGTCCTGATGGGGCCCATCGTGTCCACGCTCTTCGAGCAAGAGAAACTGGAGGGCGACTTCAG ATTCAAGCACATGCAGATCCGAGTCAACGCCGAGTCGGCGGCTTTTTACAG GGCCGGCAAAGTGGAGCACGCGAGGACTGACGGGCGGCTGCAGACTTTGCTGCAAACTCAGCAAAGTCTGATCAACAAAGGCTTGTGGCTCTACA ttGGCGTCAACACCTTCGACTACCTGGGCAGCTTCCTCAGCTACGTCATCATCGCTATTCCCATTTTCGCCGGCCTCTACGCCGGCCTGACGCCCGGCGAGCTCAGCGCGCTCATCAGCAGG AACGCCTTCGTGTGCATCTACCTGATCAATGGCTTCACGCAGCTGATCGACCTTTCCACCACGCTGTCGGACGTGGCCGGCTACACCCACAG GATCGGCGAGCTGAGTGAAGTGATGGACGACGTCCTGCGCCAGCAGTGCGACTACGACCCGGCTTCGGGGGAAAGCTACGACTTTGACAG CGACTCCACCGTGCACGGCGGCCCCCTGGACACGGCCTTCGTGGTGGACCGGCTGTCCTACAAGTGTCCCTCCTCGGAGCGGCAGCTGGTGGAGGACTTGAGCCTGACCATAAGCGAGGGCACCAACCTGCTGGTGGTGGGCAACACGGGCACGGGCAAGACGTCGCTCTTGAGGGTCCTCAACAGACTGTGGGAGGCGGAGAGCG GTTTTGTCCAAATGACAACGTGCTTCGGGCCCCGAGGGACCCTCTTCCTGCCCCAAAAACCGTACCTGACGGACGGCACGCTGCGCGAACAG GTCATCTACCCGCTCAAGGACGTTTACCCGGAATCAG GGTCCGTAGATGACGACCGGATTATGAAGTTTCTGGAGCTGGCGGGTGTG TCGGGTCTGGTGAGGCGGACCGGCGGGCTGGATCAAGTGGTGGACTGGAACTG GTACGACGTTCTGTCTCCGGGCGAGATGCAGCGTCTTTGTTTCGCCCGACTCTTCTACCTGCAGCCCAAAtacgcag TGTTGGACGAGGCCACCAGCGCCCTGACGGAGGAGGCGGAGTCGCAGTTGTATCGCACGTGCAAGCAGTTGGGGATGACCGTGCTCACCGTGGGGCACCGCAGGAGCTTGGAAAAG CACCACGACATGCAGCTGAAACTGTGCGGCGACGGCCGTTGGGAGTTGAGCCGAATCAAAGGCCGCGGCGGGAGCGGCAGAGACGACGCCGTCATGTGA
- the abcd4 gene encoding ATP-binding cassette sub-family D member 4 isoform X2 gives MAHFDKSNNSKGTTQSRPKLDWRFVKRFCGIQKVLFPSWSSKSVLMFVTLLAVTLTEQLIIYQVGVLPSRFYKVLADKDDKAFRNLLLTALVLIVVNSTLKSLDQYIANLMYVDWRKTLTESLHTAYFQGRVYYTLNVLREDLDNPDQRISQDAERLCKQMSSMASRIIVSPFTLAYYTYHCFYSTGWLGPLSIFAYFVVGTGANKVLMGPIVSTLFEQEKLEGDFRFKHMQIRVNAESAAFYRAGKVEHARTDGRLQTLLQTQQSLINKGLWLYIGVNTFDYLGSFLSYVIIAIPIFAGLYAGLTPGELSALISRNAFVCIYLINGFTQLIDLSTTLSDVAGYTHRIGELSEVMDDVLRQQCDYDPASGESYDFDSDSTVHGGPLDTAFVVDRLSYKCPSSERQLVEDLSLTISEGTNLLVVGNTGTGKTSLLRVLNRLWEAESGFVQMTTCFGPRGTLFLPQKPYLTDGTLREQVIYPLKDVYPESGSVDDDRIMKFLELAGVSGLVRRTGGLDQVVDWNWYDVLSPGEMQRLCFARLFYLQPKYAVLDEATSALTEEAESQLYRTCKQLGMTVLTVGHRRSLEKHHDMQLKLCGDGRWELSRIKGRGGSGRDDAVM, from the exons ATGGCTCACTTCGACAAGTCAAACAACAGTAAAGGGACGACACAAAG TAGACCGAAGTTGGACTGGAGGTTCGTGAAAAGGTTCTGCGGCATCCAGAAGGTTCTCTTCCCGTCATGGAGCAGCAAAAGCGTGCTCATGTTTGTCACGCTACTGGCAGTCACCTTAACAG AGCAGCTGATCATTTACCAGGTTGGCGTCCTCCCCAGTCGCTTCTACAAGGTGCTGGCCGACAAGGACGACAAGGCCTTCAGGAACCTGCTGCTCACCGCCCTGGTGCTCATCGTCGTCAACTCCACT TTGAAAAGCCTGGACCAGTACATCGCCAACCTGATGTATGTGGACTGGAGGAAGACGCTAACGGAGAGTCTGCACACGGCCTACTTCCAGGGACGAGTCTACTACACCCTCAACGTGCTCCGAGAGGACCTGGACAACCC CGATCAGCGCATCAGTCAGGACGCCGAGAGGCTGTGCAAGCAGATGAGCTCCATGGCGAGTCGGATCATCGTGTCGCCCTTCACGCTGGCTTACTACACCTACCACTGCTTCTACAG CACAGGCTGGTTGGGCCCGCTGAGCATCTTCGCTTACTTTGTGGTGGGGACGGGGGCCAACAAAGTCCTGATGGGGCCCATCGTGTCCACGCTCTTCGAGCAAGAGAAACTGGAGGGCGACTTCAG ATTCAAGCACATGCAGATCCGAGTCAACGCCGAGTCGGCGGCTTTTTACAG GGCCGGCAAAGTGGAGCACGCGAGGACTGACGGGCGGCTGCAGACTTTGCTGCAAACTCAGCAAAGTCTGATCAACAAAGGCTTGTGGCTCTACA ttGGCGTCAACACCTTCGACTACCTGGGCAGCTTCCTCAGCTACGTCATCATCGCTATTCCCATTTTCGCCGGCCTCTACGCCGGCCTGACGCCCGGCGAGCTCAGCGCGCTCATCAGCAGG AACGCCTTCGTGTGCATCTACCTGATCAATGGCTTCACGCAGCTGATCGACCTTTCCACCACGCTGTCGGACGTGGCCGGCTACACCCACAG GATCGGCGAGCTGAGTGAAGTGATGGACGACGTCCTGCGCCAGCAGTGCGACTACGACCCGGCTTCGGGGGAAAGCTACGACTTTGACAG CGACTCCACCGTGCACGGCGGCCCCCTGGACACGGCCTTCGTGGTGGACCGGCTGTCCTACAAGTGTCCCTCCTCGGAGCGGCAGCTGGTGGAGGACTTGAGCCTGACCATAAGCGAGGGCACCAACCTGCTGGTGGTGGGCAACACGGGCACGGGCAAGACGTCGCTCTTGAGGGTCCTCAACAGACTGTGGGAGGCGGAGAGCG GTTTTGTCCAAATGACAACGTGCTTCGGGCCCCGAGGGACCCTCTTCCTGCCCCAAAAACCGTACCTGACGGACGGCACGCTGCGCGAACAG GTCATCTACCCGCTCAAGGACGTTTACCCGGAATCAG GGTCCGTAGATGACGACCGGATTATGAAGTTTCTGGAGCTGGCGGGTGTG TCGGGTCTGGTGAGGCGGACCGGCGGGCTGGATCAAGTGGTGGACTGGAACTG GTACGACGTTCTGTCTCCGGGCGAGATGCAGCGTCTTTGTTTCGCCCGACTCTTCTACCTGCAGCCCAAAtacgcag TGTTGGACGAGGCCACCAGCGCCCTGACGGAGGAGGCGGAGTCGCAGTTGTATCGCACGTGCAAGCAGTTGGGGATGACCGTGCTCACCGTGGGGCACCGCAGGAGCTTGGAAAAG CACCACGACATGCAGCTGAAACTGTGCGGCGACGGCCGTTGGGAGTTGAGCCGAATCAAAGGCCGCGGCGGGAGCGGCAGAGACGACGCCGTCATGTGA
- the abcd4 gene encoding ATP-binding cassette sub-family D member 4 isoform X4 yields MEQQKRAHVCHATGSHLNRYAEVQLREKQNNKRLQQQLIIYQVGVLPSRFYKVLADKDDKAFRNLLLTALVLIVVNSTLKSLDQYIANLMYVDWRKTLTESLHTAYFQGRVYYTLNVLREDLDNPDQRISQDAERLCKQMSSMASRIIVSPFTLAYYTYHCFYSTGWLGPLSIFAYFVVGTGANKVLMGPIVSTLFEQEKLEGDFRFKHMQIRVNAESAAFYRAGKVEHARTDGRLQTLLQTQQSLINKGLWLYIGVNTFDYLGSFLSYVIIAIPIFAGLYAGLTPGELSALISRNAFVCIYLINGFTQLIDLSTTLSDVAGYTHRIGELSEVMDDVLRQQCDYDPASGESYDFDSDSTVHGGPLDTAFVVDRLSYKCPSSERQLVEDLSLTISEGTNLLVVGNTGTGKTSLLRVLNRLWEAESGFVQMTTCFGPRGTLFLPQKPYLTDGTLREQVIYPLKDVYPESGSVDDDRIMKFLELAGVSGLVRRTGGLDQVVDWNWYDVLSPGEMQRLCFARLFYLQPKYAVLDEATSALTEEAESQLYRTCKQLGMTVLTVGHRRSLEKHHDMQLKLCGDGRWELSRIKGRGGSGRDDAVM; encoded by the exons ATGGAGCAGCAAAAGCGTGCTCATGTTTGTCACGCTACTGGCAGTCACCTTAACAGGTATGCCGAAGTTCAGCtcagggaaaaacaaaacaacaaaagattgcAGC AGCAGCTGATCATTTACCAGGTTGGCGTCCTCCCCAGTCGCTTCTACAAGGTGCTGGCCGACAAGGACGACAAGGCCTTCAGGAACCTGCTGCTCACCGCCCTGGTGCTCATCGTCGTCAACTCCACT TTGAAAAGCCTGGACCAGTACATCGCCAACCTGATGTATGTGGACTGGAGGAAGACGCTAACGGAGAGTCTGCACACGGCCTACTTCCAGGGACGAGTCTACTACACCCTCAACGTGCTCCGAGAGGACCTGGACAACCC CGATCAGCGCATCAGTCAGGACGCCGAGAGGCTGTGCAAGCAGATGAGCTCCATGGCGAGTCGGATCATCGTGTCGCCCTTCACGCTGGCTTACTACACCTACCACTGCTTCTACAG CACAGGCTGGTTGGGCCCGCTGAGCATCTTCGCTTACTTTGTGGTGGGGACGGGGGCCAACAAAGTCCTGATGGGGCCCATCGTGTCCACGCTCTTCGAGCAAGAGAAACTGGAGGGCGACTTCAG ATTCAAGCACATGCAGATCCGAGTCAACGCCGAGTCGGCGGCTTTTTACAG GGCCGGCAAAGTGGAGCACGCGAGGACTGACGGGCGGCTGCAGACTTTGCTGCAAACTCAGCAAAGTCTGATCAACAAAGGCTTGTGGCTCTACA ttGGCGTCAACACCTTCGACTACCTGGGCAGCTTCCTCAGCTACGTCATCATCGCTATTCCCATTTTCGCCGGCCTCTACGCCGGCCTGACGCCCGGCGAGCTCAGCGCGCTCATCAGCAGG AACGCCTTCGTGTGCATCTACCTGATCAATGGCTTCACGCAGCTGATCGACCTTTCCACCACGCTGTCGGACGTGGCCGGCTACACCCACAG GATCGGCGAGCTGAGTGAAGTGATGGACGACGTCCTGCGCCAGCAGTGCGACTACGACCCGGCTTCGGGGGAAAGCTACGACTTTGACAG CGACTCCACCGTGCACGGCGGCCCCCTGGACACGGCCTTCGTGGTGGACCGGCTGTCCTACAAGTGTCCCTCCTCGGAGCGGCAGCTGGTGGAGGACTTGAGCCTGACCATAAGCGAGGGCACCAACCTGCTGGTGGTGGGCAACACGGGCACGGGCAAGACGTCGCTCTTGAGGGTCCTCAACAGACTGTGGGAGGCGGAGAGCG GTTTTGTCCAAATGACAACGTGCTTCGGGCCCCGAGGGACCCTCTTCCTGCCCCAAAAACCGTACCTGACGGACGGCACGCTGCGCGAACAG GTCATCTACCCGCTCAAGGACGTTTACCCGGAATCAG GGTCCGTAGATGACGACCGGATTATGAAGTTTCTGGAGCTGGCGGGTGTG TCGGGTCTGGTGAGGCGGACCGGCGGGCTGGATCAAGTGGTGGACTGGAACTG GTACGACGTTCTGTCTCCGGGCGAGATGCAGCGTCTTTGTTTCGCCCGACTCTTCTACCTGCAGCCCAAAtacgcag TGTTGGACGAGGCCACCAGCGCCCTGACGGAGGAGGCGGAGTCGCAGTTGTATCGCACGTGCAAGCAGTTGGGGATGACCGTGCTCACCGTGGGGCACCGCAGGAGCTTGGAAAAG CACCACGACATGCAGCTGAAACTGTGCGGCGACGGCCGTTGGGAGTTGAGCCGAATCAAAGGCCGCGGCGGGAGCGGCAGAGACGACGCCGTCATGTGA
- the abcd4 gene encoding ATP-binding cassette sub-family D member 4 isoform X1 → MYVDWRKTLTESLHTAYFQGRVYYTLNVLREDLDNPDQRISQDAERLCKQMSSMASRIIVSPFTLAYYTYHCFYSTGWLGPLSIFAYFVVGTGANKVLMGPIVSTLFEQEKLEGDFRFKHMQIRVNAESAAFYRAGKVEHARTDGRLQTLLQTQQSLINKGLWLYIGVNTFDYLGSFLSYVIIAIPIFAGLYAGLTPGELSALISRNAFVCIYLINGFTQLIDLSTTLSDVAGYTHRIGELSEVMDDVLRQQCDYDPASGESYDFDSDSTVHGGPLDTAFVVDRLSYKCPSSERQLVEDLSLTISEGTNLLVVGNTGTGKTSLLRVLNRLWEAESGFVQMTTCFGPRGTLFLPQKPYLTDGTLREQVIYPLKDVYPESGSVDDDRIMKFLELAGVSGLVRRTGGLDQVVDWNWYDVLSPGEMQRLCFARLFYLQPKYAVLDEATSALTEEAESQLYRTCKQLGMTVLTVGHRRSLEKHHDMQLKLCGDGRWELSRIKGRGGSGRDDAVM, encoded by the exons ATGTATGTGGACTGGAGGAAGACGCTAACGGAGAGTCTGCACACGGCCTACTTCCAGGGACGAGTCTACTACACCCTCAACGTGCTCCGAGAGGACCTGGACAACCC CGATCAGCGCATCAGTCAGGACGCCGAGAGGCTGTGCAAGCAGATGAGCTCCATGGCGAGTCGGATCATCGTGTCGCCCTTCACGCTGGCTTACTACACCTACCACTGCTTCTACAG CACAGGCTGGTTGGGCCCGCTGAGCATCTTCGCTTACTTTGTGGTGGGGACGGGGGCCAACAAAGTCCTGATGGGGCCCATCGTGTCCACGCTCTTCGAGCAAGAGAAACTGGAGGGCGACTTCAG ATTCAAGCACATGCAGATCCGAGTCAACGCCGAGTCGGCGGCTTTTTACAG GGCCGGCAAAGTGGAGCACGCGAGGACTGACGGGCGGCTGCAGACTTTGCTGCAAACTCAGCAAAGTCTGATCAACAAAGGCTTGTGGCTCTACA ttGGCGTCAACACCTTCGACTACCTGGGCAGCTTCCTCAGCTACGTCATCATCGCTATTCCCATTTTCGCCGGCCTCTACGCCGGCCTGACGCCCGGCGAGCTCAGCGCGCTCATCAGCAGG AACGCCTTCGTGTGCATCTACCTGATCAATGGCTTCACGCAGCTGATCGACCTTTCCACCACGCTGTCGGACGTGGCCGGCTACACCCACAG GATCGGCGAGCTGAGTGAAGTGATGGACGACGTCCTGCGCCAGCAGTGCGACTACGACCCGGCTTCGGGGGAAAGCTACGACTTTGACAG CGACTCCACCGTGCACGGCGGCCCCCTGGACACGGCCTTCGTGGTGGACCGGCTGTCCTACAAGTGTCCCTCCTCGGAGCGGCAGCTGGTGGAGGACTTGAGCCTGACCATAAGCGAGGGCACCAACCTGCTGGTGGTGGGCAACACGGGCACGGGCAAGACGTCGCTCTTGAGGGTCCTCAACAGACTGTGGGAGGCGGAGAGCG GTTTTGTCCAAATGACAACGTGCTTCGGGCCCCGAGGGACCCTCTTCCTGCCCCAAAAACCGTACCTGACGGACGGCACGCTGCGCGAACAG GTCATCTACCCGCTCAAGGACGTTTACCCGGAATCAG GGTCCGTAGATGACGACCGGATTATGAAGTTTCTGGAGCTGGCGGGTGTG TCGGGTCTGGTGAGGCGGACCGGCGGGCTGGATCAAGTGGTGGACTGGAACTG GTACGACGTTCTGTCTCCGGGCGAGATGCAGCGTCTTTGTTTCGCCCGACTCTTCTACCTGCAGCCCAAAtacgcag TGTTGGACGAGGCCACCAGCGCCCTGACGGAGGAGGCGGAGTCGCAGTTGTATCGCACGTGCAAGCAGTTGGGGATGACCGTGCTCACCGTGGGGCACCGCAGGAGCTTGGAAAAG CACCACGACATGCAGCTGAAACTGTGCGGCGACGGCCGTTGGGAGTTGAGCCGAATCAAAGGCCGCGGCGGGAGCGGCAGAGACGACGCCGTCATGTGA
- the abcd4 gene encoding ATP-binding cassette sub-family D member 4 isoform X5: protein MGPIVSTLFEQEKLEGDFRFKHMQIRVNAESAAFYRAGKVEHARTDGRLQTLLQTQQSLINKGLWLYIGVNTFDYLGSFLSYVIIAIPIFAGLYAGLTPGELSALISRNAFVCIYLINGFTQLIDLSTTLSDVAGYTHRIGELSEVMDDVLRQQCDYDPASGESYDFDSDSTVHGGPLDTAFVVDRLSYKCPSSERQLVEDLSLTISEGTNLLVVGNTGTGKTSLLRVLNRLWEAESGFVQMTTCFGPRGTLFLPQKPYLTDGTLREQVIYPLKDVYPESGSVDDDRIMKFLELAGVSGLVRRTGGLDQVVDWNWYDVLSPGEMQRLCFARLFYLQPKYAVLDEATSALTEEAESQLYRTCKQLGMTVLTVGHRRSLEKHHDMQLKLCGDGRWELSRIKGRGGSGRDDAVM from the exons ATGGGGCCCATCGTGTCCACGCTCTTCGAGCAAGAGAAACTGGAGGGCGACTTCAG ATTCAAGCACATGCAGATCCGAGTCAACGCCGAGTCGGCGGCTTTTTACAG GGCCGGCAAAGTGGAGCACGCGAGGACTGACGGGCGGCTGCAGACTTTGCTGCAAACTCAGCAAAGTCTGATCAACAAAGGCTTGTGGCTCTACA ttGGCGTCAACACCTTCGACTACCTGGGCAGCTTCCTCAGCTACGTCATCATCGCTATTCCCATTTTCGCCGGCCTCTACGCCGGCCTGACGCCCGGCGAGCTCAGCGCGCTCATCAGCAGG AACGCCTTCGTGTGCATCTACCTGATCAATGGCTTCACGCAGCTGATCGACCTTTCCACCACGCTGTCGGACGTGGCCGGCTACACCCACAG GATCGGCGAGCTGAGTGAAGTGATGGACGACGTCCTGCGCCAGCAGTGCGACTACGACCCGGCTTCGGGGGAAAGCTACGACTTTGACAG CGACTCCACCGTGCACGGCGGCCCCCTGGACACGGCCTTCGTGGTGGACCGGCTGTCCTACAAGTGTCCCTCCTCGGAGCGGCAGCTGGTGGAGGACTTGAGCCTGACCATAAGCGAGGGCACCAACCTGCTGGTGGTGGGCAACACGGGCACGGGCAAGACGTCGCTCTTGAGGGTCCTCAACAGACTGTGGGAGGCGGAGAGCG GTTTTGTCCAAATGACAACGTGCTTCGGGCCCCGAGGGACCCTCTTCCTGCCCCAAAAACCGTACCTGACGGACGGCACGCTGCGCGAACAG GTCATCTACCCGCTCAAGGACGTTTACCCGGAATCAG GGTCCGTAGATGACGACCGGATTATGAAGTTTCTGGAGCTGGCGGGTGTG TCGGGTCTGGTGAGGCGGACCGGCGGGCTGGATCAAGTGGTGGACTGGAACTG GTACGACGTTCTGTCTCCGGGCGAGATGCAGCGTCTTTGTTTCGCCCGACTCTTCTACCTGCAGCCCAAAtacgcag TGTTGGACGAGGCCACCAGCGCCCTGACGGAGGAGGCGGAGTCGCAGTTGTATCGCACGTGCAAGCAGTTGGGGATGACCGTGCTCACCGTGGGGCACCGCAGGAGCTTGGAAAAG CACCACGACATGCAGCTGAAACTGTGCGGCGACGGCCGTTGGGAGTTGAGCCGAATCAAAGGCCGCGGCGGGAGCGGCAGAGACGACGCCGTCATGTGA